The Nitrospiraceae bacterium genome window below encodes:
- the recN gene encoding DNA repair protein RecN, with the protein MLTELRIANFGVIEQLALQFDKGFTVLTGETGAGKSLLIDAVTLLVGGRASAEHIRADAEEADLEASFLLPSDHPVLATLEAKGFVRGGETEIIVRRVLSRTGRHRTFLNGNLCPVHLLEQLGGALVDIHGQHDQQSLLSPAAQLEAVDAFGRLYPLRREYAESYESWKRQAAVIEQLRQDTARRREREDLLRFQLQELTEAELQAREDEELERERPRLTHGRQLRELSDQVYDLLYADEAGILAALGQGSKLITRLETIDPGTVSWRQVLSDCTVQLRDLADQVRRYRDAVEDNPERLVEIEQRLDRLRRLSKKYGGSLDAALAQREALQEQVSRLEGADVELAALERDQLVREQALRKLSDRLSQKRKDAAGKLASQVTRELSALRMERTRFAVSVSPSTDKSAYGPTGTDTVEFLFCANPGEPLKPLARVASGGELSRVMLALKTILADADQVPVLIFDEVDSGVGGAVAEIMGKRLRGLARYHQVLSVTHLPQVCAQAHSHFFVEKEVRQKRTVTQIRRLDRSGREDEIARMLAGVTVTKSARAAAADMIGSVVDEE; encoded by the coding sequence ATGCTGACCGAGCTGCGAATCGCGAATTTCGGCGTCATCGAGCAGCTGGCTCTGCAATTCGACAAGGGGTTCACCGTTCTTACCGGTGAAACCGGGGCCGGGAAATCACTCCTCATCGATGCCGTCACACTTCTCGTAGGTGGCCGAGCCTCGGCTGAGCACATCCGTGCCGACGCCGAGGAGGCCGACCTCGAAGCATCCTTTCTGCTTCCTTCCGATCATCCCGTGCTCGCCACGCTCGAGGCCAAGGGCTTCGTCAGAGGCGGCGAAACGGAGATCATCGTCCGCCGGGTCTTGTCGCGCACCGGCCGTCATCGGACCTTTCTCAACGGCAATCTGTGTCCCGTCCATTTGCTGGAGCAATTGGGGGGGGCGTTGGTCGATATCCATGGCCAGCACGACCAGCAGTCCCTGTTGTCTCCCGCCGCCCAGTTGGAGGCTGTGGACGCATTCGGGCGGCTGTATCCGCTTCGCCGAGAGTACGCGGAGTCGTACGAGTCTTGGAAGAGGCAAGCAGCGGTCATCGAACAGTTGAGACAGGACACAGCCAGGCGTCGCGAACGTGAGGATTTGCTTCGGTTTCAGTTGCAAGAATTGACCGAGGCCGAGCTTCAAGCGCGCGAAGATGAAGAACTGGAGCGTGAACGGCCCCGTCTGACTCATGGGCGTCAACTCCGGGAACTGTCGGACCAGGTCTACGATCTGCTTTATGCGGACGAGGCCGGAATTCTGGCCGCTCTCGGTCAGGGGAGTAAACTGATCACTCGGTTGGAAACGATCGATCCCGGCACGGTGTCTTGGCGTCAGGTGCTGTCGGACTGCACGGTTCAGCTTCGAGACTTGGCCGATCAGGTGCGGCGCTACCGCGATGCCGTCGAAGACAATCCCGAGCGTTTGGTTGAAATCGAGCAACGGTTGGACCGGTTGCGGCGATTGAGCAAGAAGTACGGGGGATCGCTAGACGCGGCCTTGGCTCAGCGGGAGGCGTTGCAGGAACAGGTCTCTCGTCTTGAGGGGGCGGATGTTGAATTGGCGGCGTTGGAGCGCGACCAGCTCGTACGGGAGCAGGCGCTACGGAAGTTATCCGATCGGCTTTCGCAAAAGCGAAAGGATGCGGCGGGAAAACTCGCCAGTCAGGTTACTCGGGAACTCAGTGCCTTGCGCATGGAACGGACACGATTTGCCGTGTCGGTGTCCCCTTCCACCGATAAGAGCGCCTATGGCCCCACCGGCACCGACACGGTCGAGTTCCTTTTCTGTGCGAACCCAGGCGAGCCGTTGAAGCCGCTGGCGCGGGTGGCTTCAGGTGGTGAACTGTCCCGAGTCATGTTGGCCTTGAAAACGATCCTGGCGGATGCCGACCAGGTTCCGGTCTTGATCTTCGACGAGGTGGATTCCGGGGTGGGGGGCGCGGTGGCGGAGATTATGGGGAAGCGTCTGCGCGGCTTGGCCCGGTACCACCAGGTGTTGAGCGTGACCCATCTTCCTCAAGTCTGCGCACAGGCCCACAGTCATTTCTTCGTGGAGAAAGAAGTCCGGCAAAAGCGGACGGTCACCCAGATTCGCCGGTTGGATCGGAGTGGGCGCGAGGACGAAATTGCTCGAATGCTGGCGGGAGTAACGGTGACGAAGAGCGCGCGGGCTGCGGCTGCGGATATGATCGGCAGCGTGGTGGACGAGGAGTAG
- a CDS encoding molybdenum cofactor biosynthesis protein MoaE, whose protein sequence is MSLEQATNTEVPVADDDTAMLVRVQREDFSIDEELRRVRTRSKRIGGIAMFLGTARDRSKGRDVDGITFEHYEGMAQKKLREIRERALKDFDVLEVLVLHRYGEISIGENIVLIIVGAEHRAEAFQACKWAIDELKQITPIWKLEHTTEGEVWVEEHP, encoded by the coding sequence ATGAGCCTTGAGCAGGCTACGAATACAGAGGTTCCGGTTGCGGATGACGATACCGCCATGCTGGTGCGGGTGCAGCGTGAGGATTTCTCGATCGATGAGGAGCTCAGGCGCGTTCGGACCAGGTCCAAGCGAATTGGGGGCATTGCCATGTTTCTGGGCACTGCGCGCGATCGGTCCAAGGGGCGCGATGTCGACGGCATCACCTTCGAGCATTACGAAGGCATGGCGCAAAAGAAGTTGCGCGAGATTCGGGAACGCGCGCTCAAGGATTTCGATGTCCTCGAGGTGTTAGTCCTCCATCGCTATGGAGAGATCAGCATCGGGGAGAACATCGTGCTGATCATTGTGGGGGCTGAGCACCGTGCCGAAGCCTTTCAGGCTTGCAAGTGGGCTATCGACGAACTGAAGCAGATCACCCCGATTTGGAAGTTGGAACATACGACGGAGGGGGAGGTCTGGGTCGAGGAGCATCCGTAG
- a CDS encoding response regulator, which translates to MGTYTQANNISGKPSVLVVDDEAGPRDALKVILRPFFTIHSAENAKSALEVLKDQHIDLITLDQKLPDRQGIDLLQDIKHDHSDVEVIIITGYGSLKSAMEGIRHGAAGYLLKPFNVTELITLINQTLEKKQRLDYLRSFLRTSTALWGTEQETARAWKDIQSNYFGIGKSSGESEAASGDATSLIPLLSDLLEAKDRQLLNHSSRVSFYASLLANRLNLPVAEQKALALGAFLHDIGKIAQADYSFKAEYQTRGDQVDGDHQHPDIGSRMLLPLGFPAEVGQIVAYHHERFDGLGYPHGLRGEGIPLLARIVSIAQAFDNLTVDVPGRQPLSIDDAIRQITLQADTHFDPMLTELFARVVRECKSSLPALAIAATPTSNPEP; encoded by the coding sequence ATGGGGACTTATACGCAGGCCAATAACATCAGCGGAAAACCGTCGGTACTCGTCGTCGATGACGAAGCAGGACCGCGCGACGCGCTGAAAGTCATCCTTCGCCCCTTCTTCACGATTCATTCAGCCGAGAACGCCAAGTCCGCGCTCGAAGTCCTCAAAGACCAACACATCGACCTGATCACCCTCGATCAAAAACTTCCCGACCGCCAAGGCATCGATCTTCTGCAGGACATCAAACACGACCATTCGGACGTCGAGGTCATCATCATCACCGGGTACGGCAGCCTCAAGTCGGCCATGGAAGGTATTCGTCACGGTGCCGCGGGCTACCTCCTCAAGCCCTTCAACGTGACCGAGCTGATTACCCTGATCAATCAGACCCTCGAAAAGAAACAACGGTTGGACTACCTGCGGTCCTTTCTCCGCACGTCTACGGCGCTTTGGGGCACGGAGCAGGAGACCGCACGGGCGTGGAAAGACATTCAATCGAACTACTTCGGGATCGGCAAGTCGTCCGGTGAATCGGAAGCGGCCTCAGGCGATGCGACCTCCCTGATCCCGCTTCTATCCGACCTATTGGAGGCCAAAGACCGCCAGCTCCTCAATCACTCAAGCCGCGTAAGCTTCTACGCATCGCTCCTCGCTAACCGGCTCAATCTCCCGGTGGCCGAGCAAAAGGCGTTGGCACTTGGGGCTTTTCTGCATGATATCGGAAAGATCGCACAGGCGGACTATTCGTTCAAGGCCGAATATCAGACCCGCGGCGATCAAGTAGACGGCGATCACCAGCATCCGGACATCGGCTCCCGCATGCTGCTCCCATTGGGCTTTCCGGCTGAGGTGGGGCAAATCGTCGCGTACCACCACGAGCGATTCGATGGTCTCGGCTATCCACATGGCCTTCGGGGAGAAGGCATTCCCTTGTTGGCAAGAATCGTCTCCATTGCCCAGGCCTTCGACAATCTGACCGTCGACGTACCGGGCCGGCAACCCCTTTCAATCGATGATGCGATACGGCAAATCACGCTTCAAGCCGACACACACTTCGATCCAATGCTCACGGAACTGTTTGCGCGGGTCGTACGCGAGTGCAAATCCTCGCTTCCCGCGCTGGCCATCGCCGCGACGCCGACATCGAACCCCGAGCCCTGA
- the moaA gene encoding GTP 3',8-cyclase MoaA yields MDQPILDQPVPAIHDRLARPLRSLRVSVTDRCNLRCKYCMPEEDYAWLPRETILTFEEMAELVSVFTDLGVDKVRLTGGEPLLRRDLPRFVRMLSENRRITDIALTTNGVLMADQASDLSFAGLHRVTVSLDTLRADRFRALTKRDLHHQVFDGIKAVVKAGFPALKFDTVVIKGYNDDEVIDLIEYAKTAGGEVRFIEYMDVGGATDWSMNQVCSRAEMLDVIGRHYGGVEPIVENSVAPAERFILPDGTTFGIIPSTTTPFCRTCDRSRLTADGMWYLCLYAKDGLDLRAPLRTGKSRQELTTLITNSWERRADRGAEERKSLEALGLREQRLIEVDRLKEDPHLEMHARGG; encoded by the coding sequence ATGGATCAACCCATCCTAGACCAACCGGTGCCCGCGATTCACGATCGGCTTGCTCGGCCGCTGCGGAGCCTCCGAGTCTCCGTCACCGATCGGTGCAACCTCCGTTGTAAGTACTGCATGCCGGAAGAGGATTATGCCTGGTTGCCGCGCGAGACCATCCTGACGTTTGAGGAGATGGCGGAACTGGTCAGTGTGTTCACGGATCTGGGCGTCGACAAGGTGCGGCTGACCGGCGGAGAGCCGCTGCTGCGCCGTGACCTGCCGCGGTTTGTGCGGATGCTGTCGGAGAATCGTCGGATTACCGACATCGCGCTCACGACCAACGGCGTCTTGATGGCGGATCAGGCGTCCGATCTCTCGTTTGCCGGGCTGCATCGGGTGACGGTCAGTCTGGACACGCTTCGAGCCGACCGGTTTCGGGCGCTGACCAAGCGCGATCTGCACCATCAGGTGTTCGATGGGATCAAGGCCGTCGTGAAGGCCGGATTTCCTGCTCTGAAATTCGACACGGTTGTGATCAAGGGGTACAACGACGATGAAGTTATTGACCTGATCGAATATGCCAAGACGGCGGGCGGCGAGGTCCGATTCATCGAGTACATGGATGTCGGCGGCGCAACCGATTGGTCTATGAATCAGGTCTGTTCCCGTGCCGAGATGCTGGATGTGATCGGCCGTCATTACGGCGGCGTCGAGCCGATCGTCGAGAATAGCGTGGCGCCGGCTGAACGGTTCATCTTGCCAGACGGCACGACCTTTGGCATTATTCCTTCCACGACCACACCGTTCTGTAGAACTTGCGATCGCAGCCGATTGACGGCAGACGGTATGTGGTACCTGTGCTTGTATGCAAAAGACGGTTTGGATCTGCGGGCACCGCTTCGCACCGGGAAAAGCCGTCAGGAACTCACAACCCTGATCACCAACTCATGGGAACGACGCGCGGACCGTGGCGCCGAGGAGCGGAAATCGCTGGAAGCGCTTGGTTTGCGGGAACAACGTCTCATCGAAGTCGACCGCCTGAAAGAAGATCCCCACCTGGAAATGCATGCCCGAGGGGGATGA
- a CDS encoding bifunctional folylpolyglutamate synthase/dihydrofolate synthase produces MTYSQTVQFLYGLQQHGIKLGLDTIKALLGRVGDPQRRYPVVHIGGTNGKGSTSAMVAAIAQAAGHRVGLYTSPHLIDYRERMRVNGEMISESRVIALVEQLRSAAAPDLAPTFFEFTTAMACMHFAEAGIDLAVLEVGLGGRFDATNVVTPAATAITTIGLDHEQYLGSTLEQIAFEKAGIIKPGSPLVLGRVGEAAGRVIEERARAVGAPVSRLDREFRTIGESTAAFTYEGPAGRYDRLSCSLNGGFQLDNAACAISLCGVLRQAGIAISDSAIRAGLRDVAWEGRLEAAASSPTIILDGAHNPAAAEALAGYLAAWRARRPDGRVCLVMGMMRDKQPRGFFHPLRPYVDDVIMTQADLPRAMSGTDLRTALQDLAPSAHVAAAPADALALARQLVDPGDLICVAGSLMLVGEVKALLRGCRLSPVRG; encoded by the coding sequence ATGACCTATTCACAGACCGTGCAGTTTCTCTACGGCCTGCAGCAACACGGCATCAAGCTGGGGCTCGACACGATCAAGGCGCTGCTCGGGCGGGTCGGTGATCCGCAGCGTCGTTACCCGGTTGTGCACATTGGCGGGACTAACGGCAAAGGCTCGACATCCGCCATGGTGGCCGCCATCGCGCAGGCGGCCGGCCATCGGGTCGGGTTATATACCTCGCCGCACCTCATCGATTATCGCGAGCGCATGCGCGTGAACGGCGAGATGATTTCGGAGTCACGCGTCATAGCCCTGGTCGAACAGCTTCGATCGGCGGCTGCACCGGATCTAGCCCCGACATTTTTCGAGTTCACTACTGCCATGGCTTGTATGCATTTTGCGGAGGCCGGCATCGATCTGGCTGTGTTGGAAGTCGGACTGGGTGGAAGGTTCGACGCCACGAACGTCGTGACGCCGGCGGCGACGGCCATTACAACCATCGGACTCGACCATGAACAGTATCTTGGTTCCACACTGGAGCAGATTGCCTTTGAGAAGGCGGGAATCATCAAGCCAGGAAGTCCTCTTGTCCTTGGGCGTGTCGGCGAGGCTGCGGGCCGCGTGATAGAAGAGCGTGCCAGAGCCGTGGGCGCACCGGTTTCTCGGCTCGATCGGGAGTTCCGGACCATCGGTGAATCAACGGCTGCTTTCACCTATGAGGGACCTGCCGGCCGATATGACCGTCTGAGCTGCAGTTTGAACGGGGGGTTTCAACTGGACAATGCGGCTTGCGCGATTTCCTTATGCGGGGTCCTCCGGCAGGCCGGCATCGCGATATCCGATTCGGCGATCCGTGCGGGATTGCGGGATGTGGCATGGGAGGGGCGACTCGAAGCAGCGGCATCCAGCCCGACGATTATTTTGGATGGCGCCCATAACCCGGCTGCCGCCGAAGCCTTGGCTGGCTACCTTGCCGCCTGGCGGGCAAGAAGGCCGGATGGCCGTGTGTGCCTGGTAATGGGGATGATGCGCGACAAACAGCCGCGGGGTTTCTTTCATCCCCTGCGGCCTTATGTGGACGATGTGATCATGACGCAAGCCGATCTTCCTCGTGCCATGTCGGGGACGGATCTTCGCACTGCACTCCAAGATCTGGCGCCGTCGGCGCATGTGGCGGCCGCGCCGGCCGACGCGTTGGCGTTGGCGCGTCAACTCGTCGATCCAGGCGACCTGATCTGTGTGGCTGGTTCCCTGATGCTGGTCGGAGAGGTCAAAGCTCTGCTCCGCGGGTGCCGCCTGTCTCCCGTTCGTGGTTGA
- the accD gene encoding acetyl-CoA carboxylase, carboxyltransferase subunit beta codes for MAWFKKGKTAESDPPKRSKAAEGMWLKCNHCREIVYRKEVDRNNKVCPKCDYHFPISVIERITLLVDLGTFKEWDAELEPQDPLSFQDTRTYKDRIKAQQEKTGRKDAMVIGEGAINGRKVALCVFDFGFMGGSMGSVVGEKICRAVDRALASRLPLILVTASGGARMQEGILSLMQMAKTSAAIAKLGEAKLPFLSILADPTFGGVTASVAMLGDVIIAEPKALIGFAGPRVIEQTIKQQLPDQFQRAEFLLEHGMIDMIVERKQLKEALSTLVGHF; via the coding sequence ATGGCGTGGTTTAAAAAAGGCAAAACGGCGGAATCCGACCCCCCGAAGCGTTCCAAGGCGGCGGAAGGTATGTGGTTGAAGTGCAACCATTGCCGGGAAATCGTGTATCGCAAAGAGGTCGACCGGAACAACAAAGTGTGCCCCAAGTGCGACTATCACTTTCCGATTTCCGTCATTGAACGGATTACGCTGCTGGTCGATCTCGGGACGTTCAAGGAATGGGATGCCGAACTGGAGCCGCAGGATCCCTTGTCGTTTCAGGACACGCGGACCTACAAGGATCGGATCAAGGCACAGCAGGAAAAGACCGGCCGGAAAGACGCCATGGTGATCGGTGAAGGTGCGATCAACGGTCGCAAGGTGGCCCTCTGCGTGTTTGACTTCGGTTTCATGGGCGGCAGCATGGGCTCGGTGGTCGGGGAGAAGATTTGCCGGGCCGTGGATCGTGCATTGGCTTCCCGCCTGCCGCTGATTCTGGTGACGGCCTCGGGCGGGGCGCGGATGCAAGAAGGCATTCTGTCGCTCATGCAGATGGCGAAGACGTCGGCGGCGATCGCGAAGCTGGGCGAAGCGAAGCTGCCCTTTCTGTCGATCTTGGCCGACCCGACATTCGGTGGAGTGACGGCCAGCGTGGCCATGCTGGGCGATGTCATCATTGCGGAGCCGAAGGCCTTGATCGGTTTTGCGGGCCCACGGGTCATCGAACAAACGATCAAGCAGCAATTGCCCGATCAGTTTCAGCGTGCCGAATTTCTGCTCGAACACGGCATGATCGACATGATCGTCGAGCGCAAGCAGCTGAAGGAAGCGCTCAGCACGCTGGTCGGTCACTTCTAG
- a CDS encoding 3',5'-cyclic-nucleotide phosphodiesterase: MKVDVLGCHGSDSLVRGPQGPIQCGTCGFLVNDHVLVDAGTIGARLYLEDQKRIRLVLLTHLHFDHIRALPTLADNLVGEIDEPVVVAAIPEVLKGLATHIFNGDVYPDFFRLPDPAKPIFVPHALKPGREEMLGGLGITAVPVNHVGPAVGFLIRDGEKTVLMSGDTHRTDEIWRAAKQSAGLRAAFIECSFPNELSELAEVSRHLTPALLAQEYSKLESSDLPVFAYHLKPRFRERIRTELGRTGIPRVTVLAEGQTLQF, from the coding sequence ATGAAGGTCGACGTGCTCGGATGCCACGGTTCCGATTCTTTGGTCAGGGGACCGCAGGGGCCGATTCAATGCGGGACCTGCGGATTTCTGGTCAACGACCACGTGCTGGTCGATGCCGGAACGATCGGCGCCAGGCTGTATCTGGAAGATCAGAAGCGGATTCGTCTGGTGCTGCTGACGCATCTCCACTTCGATCATATCCGTGCCTTACCGACTCTTGCCGATAATTTGGTGGGAGAAATCGATGAGCCGGTGGTCGTAGCTGCGATTCCGGAGGTCCTCAAGGGACTTGCCACCCACATCTTTAACGGGGATGTGTACCCGGACTTTTTTCGGCTACCGGACCCCGCCAAGCCGATCTTCGTTCCCCATGCATTGAAGCCCGGGCGCGAGGAGATGTTGGGTGGGTTGGGTATTACCGCCGTGCCGGTCAATCACGTGGGGCCCGCTGTGGGGTTTCTGATCCGCGATGGTGAGAAGACAGTGCTGATGAGCGGCGATACGCACCGGACCGACGAGATCTGGCGGGCGGCCAAGCAGTCCGCAGGACTACGGGCGGCGTTCATCGAATGCTCATTTCCCAACGAACTGAGCGAATTGGCGGAGGTCTCACGCCATCTGACGCCGGCGTTGTTGGCACAGGAATATTCAAAGCTCGAATCTTCCGATCTCCCGGTCTTCGCCTACCATTTGAAGCCGCGATTTCGTGAACGGATACGGACGGAATTGGGCCGGACGGGCATTCCCAGGGTGACCGTGTTGGCTGAAGGCCAGACCCTTCAATTCTAG
- a CDS encoding LPS-assembly protein LptD: MYCWLLAALPLWAQPAPAVAAPSPTNQPLNVTAERIDHLQEQDIYEADGSVVITQGPFKLTADHVTIKSLPGTLIATGHVHLVDPTSDIRSDQLELNVNTEAGVVTTGSLYVKLSNSYLAGRLLQRMSEDHYRIKDGTFTNCDAGEGETPAWRFKFEDLDVRTGESVAMKRGWLCMNDARILPIPTLTYPLNNRHSGFLIPTPGYDNRFGLHYQQGYFWAINPSQDMTISPSYYSNLGYGSDFAYRYYLDRRSRGEWFASVLQQTKLPNVSGVDQAGGGEQRLRGIFSGTHVQQVTDTLLIRGQASFVSDRTYLQQLSNSGAQRASPSGESSLLATQRLPYGNAYLLGQFLQPLNFGGPDTFQRLPEVGYVLPNTSPFGLPFLVNMDTNFVNFFREQGFGVNRMDFTPGLATDVIDVGHLVGFTPQFKFKEVYYTRGIESSDAIHRETFWASLDATSKLSRRYTGSEGGSLLHTIEPSVMYEYVPGSDQSKIAQIDQIDDLPKKNLLTYALRSRLLEQQINGQSFNWLDLTLAQSYHVGAVQTRAREFTPGILPFLGSLTQPLQPATVAVQGRKMSDLWMRAVIGNTAPDFLNPPGSQQTLTRNQTGGQMLPPTNSYLTVDAFLDPYRGTFSQWNTDLRVQQSNYWYAEIGQRFSRDGNRVRRGDIWNPISFNEVYAPTAEVQFVTAGAGFRTPWGWTFGAKGYYDVKGGRSPEYDVVALYQNPCKCWSLGLYYLQFPDRQSYSFMLSMTGIGWTENFGTIVVRSILSPLMIGDRGLPWAAPGGPYGRAQSVVPTQSMPTGRY; encoded by the coding sequence TTGTACTGCTGGCTCCTGGCTGCCCTTCCGTTATGGGCACAGCCTGCGCCGGCCGTCGCCGCGCCGTCCCCCACCAATCAGCCTCTGAACGTCACTGCCGAGCGCATCGATCATCTGCAAGAGCAGGATATCTACGAGGCCGACGGGTCGGTGGTGATCACCCAAGGTCCGTTCAAGCTGACCGCCGATCACGTCACGATCAAGAGCTTGCCGGGGACGCTCATTGCGACCGGGCATGTCCACCTGGTCGATCCGACCTCCGACATCCGTTCCGACCAATTGGAACTCAACGTCAACACCGAGGCCGGAGTGGTGACCACGGGGTCGCTCTACGTCAAATTGAGCAACTCTTATTTGGCCGGCCGACTGTTGCAACGTATGTCCGAAGACCATTACCGGATCAAGGACGGAACGTTCACGAATTGCGATGCCGGTGAAGGGGAGACTCCGGCCTGGCGCTTCAAGTTCGAAGACCTCGACGTTCGGACCGGCGAAAGCGTTGCCATGAAACGGGGATGGCTGTGCATGAATGACGCGCGGATCCTCCCGATCCCTACGCTCACCTATCCCTTGAACAACCGTCATAGCGGGTTCCTGATTCCCACGCCGGGATATGACAACCGCTTCGGCCTCCACTATCAGCAGGGATACTTTTGGGCGATCAATCCCAGCCAGGATATGACGATTTCACCGTCCTACTATTCGAACCTTGGGTACGGCAGCGATTTCGCCTATCGCTACTATCTTGATCGCCGCTCGCGGGGAGAATGGTTTGCGAGCGTGCTGCAACAGACGAAGCTGCCGAATGTCTCGGGTGTGGATCAGGCCGGCGGAGGCGAGCAGCGGCTCCGCGGCATCTTCAGCGGAACTCATGTGCAGCAGGTGACCGACACTCTGTTGATTCGCGGGCAAGCGTCGTTCGTCTCGGACCGCACCTATTTGCAACAATTAAGCAATTCAGGCGCACAACGGGCCTCCCCCAGCGGCGAGTCCAGCCTCTTGGCTACCCAGCGTTTGCCGTACGGGAACGCATACCTGCTCGGGCAATTCCTGCAGCCGTTAAATTTCGGTGGTCCCGACACCTTCCAGCGCCTGCCGGAAGTCGGATACGTGCTGCCGAATACGTCGCCGTTCGGGCTGCCGTTTCTGGTCAACATGGACACCAATTTCGTCAATTTCTTTCGCGAGCAGGGGTTTGGGGTGAATCGCATGGATTTCACCCCGGGCTTGGCCACGGACGTCATCGACGTCGGCCATTTGGTCGGCTTCACGCCGCAGTTCAAATTTAAGGAAGTCTATTACACGCGCGGCATCGAAAGCTCGGATGCCATCCATCGCGAAACGTTTTGGGCCTCGTTGGACGCCACCTCGAAGCTGAGCCGACGATATACGGGTAGCGAAGGCGGGAGCCTGTTACACACGATCGAACCAAGCGTGATGTATGAGTATGTGCCGGGGAGCGACCAGTCCAAGATTGCGCAGATCGACCAGATCGACGATTTGCCGAAAAAAAACTTGCTGACCTATGCGTTGCGCAGCCGGTTGCTCGAGCAGCAAATCAATGGTCAATCTTTCAATTGGCTGGACCTAACGCTGGCCCAGAGTTATCACGTGGGGGCGGTGCAGACCAGGGCGAGAGAGTTCACACCCGGCATCCTGCCGTTTTTGGGATCGCTGACCCAGCCGCTTCAGCCGGCCACCGTGGCGGTACAGGGGCGAAAGATGTCCGATCTCTGGATGCGGGCCGTCATCGGGAACACAGCCCCGGATTTCTTGAATCCGCCCGGGTCCCAGCAGACGCTCACGAGGAATCAGACCGGCGGGCAGATGTTGCCTCCGACCAATTCCTATCTTACCGTGGATGCTTTCTTGGATCCTTATCGTGGGACGTTCAGCCAGTGGAACACGGACTTGCGGGTGCAGCAGTCCAACTATTGGTATGCGGAGATCGGACAACGCTTCAGTCGTGATGGAAATCGGGTCCGACGTGGGGACATCTGGAATCCCATCTCTTTCAATGAAGTCTACGCGCCCACAGCCGAGGTACAATTCGTCACGGCCGGCGCGGGATTTCGGACTCCCTGGGGCTGGACCTTCGGGGCCAAGGGCTACTACGATGTCAAAGGCGGCCGGAGCCCGGAATACGATGTGGTGGCGCTGTACCAGAATCCATGCAAGTGCTGGTCGCTGGGCCTGTATTACCTGCAGTTCCCGGATCGTCAAAGTTACTCCTTCATGCTCAGCATGACGGGCATCGGCTGGACGGAAAACTTCGGCACGATCGTGGTGCGATCGATCCTCAGCCCGTTGATGATCGGGGATCGGGGATTGCCGTGGGCGGCTCCGGGCGGACCTTACGGCCGGGCACAAAGTGTTGTTCCGACGCAGTCGATGCCGACCGGTCGCTACTAG
- the trxA gene encoding thioredoxin yields MAGDALKVSEATWDADVMKAPELVMVDFWAVWCGPCQMVAPIIDELAKEYAGKIKVRKLNTDENPEIAGKYQVMSIPTILFFKNGQAVERLVGARPKRQFKEIIDSLLAQHSGSA; encoded by the coding sequence GTGGCAGGTGACGCACTCAAAGTAAGCGAAGCAACGTGGGACGCCGATGTCATGAAGGCGCCGGAACTCGTGATGGTGGATTTCTGGGCTGTGTGGTGCGGACCGTGCCAGATGGTGGCTCCGATCATCGACGAATTGGCCAAGGAATATGCGGGCAAGATCAAGGTCCGCAAGCTGAATACGGACGAAAACCCTGAGATCGCTGGCAAGTATCAGGTGATGAGCATTCCGACAATCCTGTTTTTCAAGAACGGGCAGGCGGTGGAACGGTTAGTCGGCGCTCGCCCGAAGCGGCAGTTCAAGGAAATCATCGACTCGCTGCTGGCGCAACATTCCGGTAGTGCCTAA
- a CDS encoding MoaD/ThiS family protein encodes MVTVRLFGMTKMLAGNQSTFSLTLGESRRVKDVIGLIDAANPKIGELLHKKKVLVSVNQEIAHEDLVVNDGDEIALLPPFAGGM; translated from the coding sequence ATGGTCACGGTCCGCTTGTTTGGAATGACGAAGATGCTGGCGGGGAATCAGAGCACCTTCTCACTGACGTTGGGCGAAAGTCGGCGGGTCAAGGATGTCATCGGGCTCATCGATGCCGCCAACCCTAAAATCGGCGAGTTGCTTCATAAGAAGAAAGTATTGGTGTCGGTCAATCAAGAAATCGCCCATGAAGACCTTGTCGTGAACGACGGGGATGAGATTGCGCTGTTGCCGCCTTTTGCCGGCGGCATGTGA